In Nocardia sp. NBC_00403, the DNA window GCGATCATGGCGAGCACGATCGATGCGGCATCGGTGAGCATGTGCCCGGCATCGGTGATCAGCGCCAGTGAGTGGGCCAGGATGCCGACGACCACCTCGACCATCATGAAGGCGACGATCAGCCCGAGCGCTATGGACAGCCAGCGTGGGTCGGAATTCGCCGAAACGCCATGGTCGTGTCCGTGCGAGTGGTCATGCGAATGGCCGTGACCGGCCTTCGCGCCATGATCGTGGCCGGAGTGGCGGACTGTCTCCACCGACCGCTTCGACGACACGCACTGCTCTCCCATGGTCGAACGTCCCTTCTGTTTCACCGGGCCTGCCGCAGGATAGGGTAACCCATCTTGCACGCATGCGCATGTATGAATATTAAGCGCGTGTCATGCCGTCGCGCCAGGCCTGAAGGTCGGGTGCCGCGGTCCGGCTCGTGCGTTTTCGTGATCATGTGTGGTGCACCGGGATTCGCCGGTCCGGCTACTATGCGGACTGCGCCTTTCGGGTGATCGAGAACACCGCATCCGGACGGGGCGGGCGGCCCGGAGTCGGGAAGGTCCGATCGCGAGCGTAGAGGGGTTTTCGATGGATAGGCCGGCGTGGGCGCCCGAGGGCGTGGATATGCAGCAGGCGAGCCCGGCGCGGATGTATGACGCCCTGCTCGGTGGCTCGCACAACTTCGACATCGATCGCAAAGCCGCGGAGATGGGTAAGCAATTGGTGCCCGACCTGCCGCGCTTGGCGTTGAGCAACCGCGCCTTCCTGCGGCGGGCGGTGCGTTTCCTGGCCGATTCGGGCATCAGGCAATTCCTCGACATCGGCTCGGGCATCCCGACCGCGGGAAATGTCCATGAGGTCGCGCAGGACATCGACCCGGAGTGCCGGGTGCTCTATGCGGACATCGACCCGGTCGCGGTCGCGCATTCGCGGGCGATCCTGCATGGCAACGACAATGCCACCGCGATCGAGGCCGACCTGCGCAAACCGGACGAGCTGCTGGCTCGCGTCCGGGAAACCGGTGTGATCGACTTCGACAAGCCCGTCGGCGTGCTGCTGATCGCGGTGCTGCACCTGCTCTCGGACGAGGATCGACCCGCCGAGATGGTCGCCCGGCTTCGCGGGGCCGTCCGCACCGGCAGTTATGTCGCGATCTCCCATCTGACCTCGGCGCTGCGTCCCGAAGACGCGGGCAAGCTGGGCGCCAACGCGGCCAATGAGAGCCGGATCGGCATCCACTTCCGTTCTCGGGACGCCATCGCGACTATGTTCGAAGGATGGGCGTTGGTGGAGCCCGGGGTGGTCGAGCTGCCCGCGTGGCGGCCCGAATCCGAGCGCGATCTGCACGAGGCGCCGGGCCGCTCGCTCGGCTTGGCGGGCGTCGGCTTCAAGGTCTGAGAGGGCGAACAGAACCGGCAGGGGGTCAGTGGCGTGGGGTTGCGTGAGTTGGCGGTGCGGTGGGCCGACGCGCTCGATGGCGTCGTCGCGCCGACGCTCACGCGAACCCAGATCGAAGGATTGCTCGCCGAGCAGGCCGAGGCGCTGGTGGCGGCGGTGCGGGGGACGGCCGATGTCGCGGTCGCGCACGATGCCGCGGCGGCGCTCGTCGCCGCCAACTACCGGGATCCGGTGGCTGTCAGCCGCTCGATTCCGGTGATCTGCCAGGACATGGTCCGTGAGATCCGCCCGACCCCCACAACCCCCGACTACGAGCAGATCCGGGATCGGGCGATCGTTGTCGCCGCCGAGTTCGCCGCGGGCTTCACCTGGGCGCTGCGCAGTGCGGCGTTGAATGAACAGGAAACAACGCTGGCAGCCGTGCTGTCGGCTGCTCAGGACGCCGAGGTGCGGAGCCAGTTGTCGGAGGCCAGGTTCGAGGCTGTCTTCGCGGGCGCGTCGGTCGGCATCGGCACCGTCGACATCACCGGCCGCGTGCTGGACGTGAACGCGGCTATGGCCGAAATGGTCGGCATGCCGGCGGCCACCATGCCCGGTCGTTCGGCGGCCGAGGTGCTCGGTCCGCAGAATATCGGACCCGCTTACGCGCAACTGGGGCGAATGCTCAGCGGAGCGATCGACCGCTTCCGTCTCGAGACCGACCACGTGCGCCCGGACGGCACCGTGGCCCGCATCGACCTGTCGATGTCCACAGTGCGCGACAGTAGCGGCCGGGTCCGCTTCCTCATCGGCGTCGCCGTCGATGTGACCGAACGCAAGCAGCTCGCCGATCGCCTGTGGCACGACGCGACCCACGACAGCCTCACCGGCCTGCCGAACCGGGTGCTCTTCTTCGATCGGCTGGCCCATGCCACACCGCCGATGGGGATGTGCTACCTGGATCTCGACGGCTTCAAGAAGATCAACGACGAGTGGGGCCACACCGTCGGCGACCGAGTGTTACGCGACGTCGCGCAGCGACTACAGGCTTCCGTCGAACCGGTCGGCGGCCTGGTAGCCAGAATCGGTGGCGACGAATTCATCGTGCTGGTCGAAAAGTGTCCCGGCCGAAAAGAATTGGACACAGTCGCGGGCGTCCTACTCGCCGCGCTTGCCGCGCCGATGCAGGTTGCCGGCCGCCCAATTGTCGTCGGCGCCAGCATTGGCGCGGTATTCGTCGAGGACCGGCCGACGGAGGTCGACGAGCTGATGCATGCGGTCGACACGGCGATGTATCGGAACAAGGCCGCTGGGGGAGCGCGGGGTCGAGGCCAGGGTTTTCAGCTGCCGTAGTGGGTGATTCGTAGTCAGTGGTCTGGAAGTGCCACCGGTGCACTGTATTCCGCGACGCGCGATTCGCTGAACACGCTCCTTCCCGCGGTCGCCACCACCGCGCCGCCCTCGCTGACCAACCACTGGCCACATACGCAGCGCAGGTAGCGAACAGAGCCGTGTGACGACACGAGGGCCGGGGCGGGCCAGGAGCACGAGGGGCAGGTGGCGATCATGGGTCCAGCCTGCTGTAATGAGTCAGTGCATTTCAACCCTTACGGAGGCGCGGCGGCCGAACTCGCGGCCCGATTGGTGAACGCCGACCCGGACCAGGATCTCCTCGCGTTGCTCGACGAATCCGGATACAAGCCGCTGAGCACACTGAATGCTCGCCAAGACGCAGAACTGCGCCGTTGGATCGCCAAGCTCGGCGCGGCCTTCTCCGCGCCGAGCGTCGAGCTGCTCAACGCACTGCTGGCCGAGACGACGAGTCAGCCGTACATCTCCACCCACGACGGCAGGAAGCCACACCTGCATTTCGCCCGCGAGACCGCGCCCATCGATGAGCGGGTCAAGGCTTACACCGCGGCCGGCTTGGCGGAGCTGTTCTGCGCGGATCCGGCTCGAATCGGACGCTGTGCTCGGGCCGGGTGTGGCCTGGTCTTCGTCGACACCTCCCGCAACGGGCGGCGACGGTTCTGCTCGACGCGCTGCTCGAACCGCGTGCATGTGGCCGAGCATCGAGTTCGTCGTTCGGCCTGACGACGGGTAGGGACCGCGCCGAGGGTGTCCGTGTGGCACGCACACTGCGATACGTCATTCACGGTGCGTCAGATAGGAATTCAGCTCGGCGGCACCGGCCAGCATTGCCCG includes these proteins:
- a CDS encoding CGNR zinc finger domain-containing protein, which gives rise to MHFNPYGGAAAELAARLVNADPDQDLLALLDESGYKPLSTLNARQDAELRRWIAKLGAAFSAPSVELLNALLAETTSQPYISTHDGRKPHLHFARETAPIDERVKAYTAAGLAELFCADPARIGRCARAGCGLVFVDTSRNGRRRFCSTRCSNRVHVAEHRVRRSA
- a CDS encoding SAM-dependent methyltransferase; translation: MDRPAWAPEGVDMQQASPARMYDALLGGSHNFDIDRKAAEMGKQLVPDLPRLALSNRAFLRRAVRFLADSGIRQFLDIGSGIPTAGNVHEVAQDIDPECRVLYADIDPVAVAHSRAILHGNDNATAIEADLRKPDELLARVRETGVIDFDKPVGVLLIAVLHLLSDEDRPAEMVARLRGAVRTGSYVAISHLTSALRPEDAGKLGANAANESRIGIHFRSRDAIATMFEGWALVEPGVVELPAWRPESERDLHEAPGRSLGLAGVGFKV
- a CDS encoding diguanylate cyclase domain-containing protein is translated as MGLRELAVRWADALDGVVAPTLTRTQIEGLLAEQAEALVAAVRGTADVAVAHDAAAALVAANYRDPVAVSRSIPVICQDMVREIRPTPTTPDYEQIRDRAIVVAAEFAAGFTWALRSAALNEQETTLAAVLSAAQDAEVRSQLSEARFEAVFAGASVGIGTVDITGRVLDVNAAMAEMVGMPAATMPGRSAAEVLGPQNIGPAYAQLGRMLSGAIDRFRLETDHVRPDGTVARIDLSMSTVRDSSGRVRFLIGVAVDVTERKQLADRLWHDATHDSLTGLPNRVLFFDRLAHATPPMGMCYLDLDGFKKINDEWGHTVGDRVLRDVAQRLQASVEPVGGLVARIGGDEFIVLVEKCPGRKELDTVAGVLLAALAAPMQVAGRPIVVGASIGAVFVEDRPTEVDELMHAVDTAMYRNKAAGGARGRGQGFQLP